GCTTCGAGATGGCGTTGATGACCGATATTTCCGTGATCGGCCGCACCACAAAAATCGGCATGCCCGCCACCCGGTTCCTCGGTCCCGCGCTGGGCAGCCTGCACATGTTCTTTCACCGCCTCGGCCCCGTGCTGGCGCGGCGACTCCTGCTCACCGGCGACATCATCGAGGCCGCCGCCGTCGAACACCTCGGCGTTTTCACCGAGACCTGCGATCCGGCGTCGGTCACCGCGAGGGCGCGGTACTGGGCCGAGAAGGCGGCGAAGATGCCTGCCGACGGAGTTGTCATCGCCAAGGAGGCGTTCCGCCTCGTCGAGCAGAGCCAGGCCTATCAGGGCGAGGAGGTGGCCAGCTATCTGTTCCACGCCTACGGGACAAACCTGCAGTTCGCGCCCGGTGAGTTCAACTTCGTCAAGACCCGTGCGCAGCACGGCACCAAGGAGGCGTTCCGGCTGCGCGACGAGCACTTCCACGTACCTGAGCCGGAGTGAGCACCCTCACCTACTGGGAAAGCAACACTCTCTGCTACTTTTGTAAAGTTACCTACGCCGAAACCCGAGGTTGAAAACATGTCCACACCCGTCATCGTCGGTGCAGCCAGGACGGCAATCGGCCGATCCTTCAAGGGGACGCTGGTCAACACCCCGCCCGAGACTCTGATCACCACCGTGCTGCCCGAGGTGGTCCGTCGGTCGGGTGTGGATCCCGCGGATATCGACGACATCATCTTTGCCGAGTCGCATTACGGGGG
The sequence above is drawn from the Mycobacterium gallinarum genome and encodes:
- a CDS encoding enoyl-CoA hydratase/isomerase family protein → MTDDRVLFDVDRDKRIATITFNNPSQRNSYDATMRETVGRYLDRVAEDDDLTVVVLRGAEGVFSTGADMNNAYGWYGDADAPEAKRRPSQRRRLTVDRKSFGFYHNLMGFPKVTVGEISGYALGGGFEMALMTDISVIGRTTKIGMPATRFLGPALGSLHMFFHRLGPVLARRLLLTGDIIEAAAVEHLGVFTETCDPASVTARARYWAEKAAKMPADGVVIAKEAFRLVEQSQAYQGEEVASYLFHAYGTNLQFAPGEFNFVKTRAQHGTKEAFRLRDEHFHVPEPE